The following coding sequences lie in one Spinacia oleracea cultivar Varoflay chromosome 1, BTI_SOV_V1, whole genome shotgun sequence genomic window:
- the LOC110782932 gene encoding benzaldehyde dehydrogenase, mitochondrial isoform X2, protein MASRRISSLLSRSLSTYLTSPVGRTSCVRRGLQRYSTASAIDEPITPPVDINYTKLLINGKFVDAASGKTFHTVDPRTGKAIADVAEGDSEDVNRAVSAARKAFDEGPWPKMTAYERSRILLKFADLIEKHNDAIAALETWDNGKPYEQAAQIEVPMVARLFRYYAGWADKIHGLTVPADGPYHIQTLHEPIGVAGQIIPWNFPLLMFAWKVGPALACGNTVVIKTAEQTPLSALYVANLCHEAGIPPGVLNVISGYGPTAGAALCSHMDVDKLAFTGSTSTGKLVLELAAKSNLKPVTLELGGKSPFIICEDADIDQAVETAHFALFFNQGQCCCAGSRTFVHESIYDEFVAKAKARAANRSVGDPFKQGIEQGPQIDPEQFNKILGYIKSGINSGATLETGGDKMGSKGYYIQPTVFSNVTDDMLIAKDEIFGPVQTILKFKSIEEVIRRANASDYGLAAGVFTQNIDTANTLSRALKAGTVWINCYDIFDAGIPFGGYKMSGIGREKGEYSLRNYLQVKAVVTALKNPAWL, encoded by the exons ATGGCAAGCAGAAGGATTTCTTCTCTCTTATCTCGCTCACTTTCAACTTATCTCACCTCTCCTGTTG GGAGGACTTCTTGTGTCAGAAGGGGACTTCAAAGATACAGCACTGCTTCTGCTATAGATGAACCAATCACCCCACCTGTGGATATAAATTATACAAAGCTTCTGATTAATGGCAAATTTGTCGATGCAGCATCAG GGAAAACATTTCACACAGTGGACCCTCGGACTGGGAAGGCGATAGCTGATGTTGCTGAAGGAGATTCCGAAGATGTGAACAGAGCAGTCTCTGCTGCTAGGAAGGCGTTTGATGAAGGACCATGGCCAAAGATGACTGCTTAC GAAAGGTCAAGAATTCTTTTGAAATTTGCCGATCTTATTGAAAAGCATAATGATGCAATTGCTGCTTTAGAAACATGGGATAACGGAAAGCCCTATGAGCAAGCTGCCCAAATTGAAGTACCAATGGTTGCACGCCTTTTCCGGTACTATGCTG GTTGGGCGGATAAGATACACGGCCTCACTGTTCCTGCTGATGGACCATATCATATACAGACTCTGCATGAACCAATTGGTGTAGCAGGGCAGATTATTCCATGGAACTTTCCCCTTCTAATGTTTGCTTGGAAAGTTGGACCTGCATTAGCATGTGGTAACACAGTTGTTATCAAGACAGCAGAACAGACTCCTTTGTCAGCCCTTTATGTTGCCAATTTATGTCACGAG GCCGGAATTCCTCCAGGAGTTCTAAATGTGATTTCAGGTTATGGCCCAACTGCTGGTGCAGCTCTCTGCTCTCACATGGATGTGGACAAG CTTGCTTTTACTGGATCAACAAGCACCGGAAAGCTAGTTCTTGAATTAGCAGCAAAGAGTAATCTCAAACCTGTGACTTTGGAGCTTGGTGGGAAATCTCCGTTTATAATATGTGAAGATGCAGATATAGACCAAGCAGTGGAGACCGCTCATTTTGCTCTATTTTTCAATCAG GGACAATGTTGTTGTGCTGGGTCCCGTACATTTGTCCATGAAAGTATATACGATGAGTTCGTAGCTAAAGCAAAGGCGCGAGCTGCAAACCGATCCGTTGGAGATCCATTTAAGCAGGGCATTGAACAAGGTCCtcag ATTGATCCTGAGCAGTTTAATAAGATTCTGGGGTACATAAAATCTGGTATCAATAGTGGAGCAACACTGGAAACCGGGGGGGACAAAATGGGCTCAAAGGGCTACTATATTCAGCCCACAGTTTTCTCGAATGTAACG GATGACATGCTGATAGCAAAAGATGAAATTTTCGGTCCGGTGCAAACTATCTTGAAATTCAA GAGCATAGAGGAGGTGATACGTCGAGCAAATGCATCTGATTATGGTCTAGCAGCTGGAGTTTTCACTCAGAACATTGATACTGCTAATACTTTATCACGCGCTCTTAAAGCTGGTACGGTGTGGATAAACTGTTACGACATTTTTGATGCTGGAATCCCTTTCGGTGGTTACAAAATGAGCGGCATTGGTAGAGAGAAGGGAGAATACAGCTTGAGAAACTACTTGCAAGTGAAGGCCGTTGTGACTGCGTTGAAGAATCCAGCCTGGTTATAG
- the LOC110782932 gene encoding benzaldehyde dehydrogenase, mitochondrial isoform X1, producing the protein MASRRISSLLSRSLSTYLTSPVVGRTSCVRRGLQRYSTASAIDEPITPPVDINYTKLLINGKFVDAASGKTFHTVDPRTGKAIADVAEGDSEDVNRAVSAARKAFDEGPWPKMTAYERSRILLKFADLIEKHNDAIAALETWDNGKPYEQAAQIEVPMVARLFRYYAGWADKIHGLTVPADGPYHIQTLHEPIGVAGQIIPWNFPLLMFAWKVGPALACGNTVVIKTAEQTPLSALYVANLCHEAGIPPGVLNVISGYGPTAGAALCSHMDVDKLAFTGSTSTGKLVLELAAKSNLKPVTLELGGKSPFIICEDADIDQAVETAHFALFFNQGQCCCAGSRTFVHESIYDEFVAKAKARAANRSVGDPFKQGIEQGPQIDPEQFNKILGYIKSGINSGATLETGGDKMGSKGYYIQPTVFSNVTDDMLIAKDEIFGPVQTILKFKSIEEVIRRANASDYGLAAGVFTQNIDTANTLSRALKAGTVWINCYDIFDAGIPFGGYKMSGIGREKGEYSLRNYLQVKAVVTALKNPAWL; encoded by the exons ATGGCAAGCAGAAGGATTTCTTCTCTCTTATCTCGCTCACTTTCAACTTATCTCACCTCTCCTGTTG TAGGGAGGACTTCTTGTGTCAGAAGGGGACTTCAAAGATACAGCACTGCTTCTGCTATAGATGAACCAATCACCCCACCTGTGGATATAAATTATACAAAGCTTCTGATTAATGGCAAATTTGTCGATGCAGCATCAG GGAAAACATTTCACACAGTGGACCCTCGGACTGGGAAGGCGATAGCTGATGTTGCTGAAGGAGATTCCGAAGATGTGAACAGAGCAGTCTCTGCTGCTAGGAAGGCGTTTGATGAAGGACCATGGCCAAAGATGACTGCTTAC GAAAGGTCAAGAATTCTTTTGAAATTTGCCGATCTTATTGAAAAGCATAATGATGCAATTGCTGCTTTAGAAACATGGGATAACGGAAAGCCCTATGAGCAAGCTGCCCAAATTGAAGTACCAATGGTTGCACGCCTTTTCCGGTACTATGCTG GTTGGGCGGATAAGATACACGGCCTCACTGTTCCTGCTGATGGACCATATCATATACAGACTCTGCATGAACCAATTGGTGTAGCAGGGCAGATTATTCCATGGAACTTTCCCCTTCTAATGTTTGCTTGGAAAGTTGGACCTGCATTAGCATGTGGTAACACAGTTGTTATCAAGACAGCAGAACAGACTCCTTTGTCAGCCCTTTATGTTGCCAATTTATGTCACGAG GCCGGAATTCCTCCAGGAGTTCTAAATGTGATTTCAGGTTATGGCCCAACTGCTGGTGCAGCTCTCTGCTCTCACATGGATGTGGACAAG CTTGCTTTTACTGGATCAACAAGCACCGGAAAGCTAGTTCTTGAATTAGCAGCAAAGAGTAATCTCAAACCTGTGACTTTGGAGCTTGGTGGGAAATCTCCGTTTATAATATGTGAAGATGCAGATATAGACCAAGCAGTGGAGACCGCTCATTTTGCTCTATTTTTCAATCAG GGACAATGTTGTTGTGCTGGGTCCCGTACATTTGTCCATGAAAGTATATACGATGAGTTCGTAGCTAAAGCAAAGGCGCGAGCTGCAAACCGATCCGTTGGAGATCCATTTAAGCAGGGCATTGAACAAGGTCCtcag ATTGATCCTGAGCAGTTTAATAAGATTCTGGGGTACATAAAATCTGGTATCAATAGTGGAGCAACACTGGAAACCGGGGGGGACAAAATGGGCTCAAAGGGCTACTATATTCAGCCCACAGTTTTCTCGAATGTAACG GATGACATGCTGATAGCAAAAGATGAAATTTTCGGTCCGGTGCAAACTATCTTGAAATTCAA GAGCATAGAGGAGGTGATACGTCGAGCAAATGCATCTGATTATGGTCTAGCAGCTGGAGTTTTCACTCAGAACATTGATACTGCTAATACTTTATCACGCGCTCTTAAAGCTGGTACGGTGTGGATAAACTGTTACGACATTTTTGATGCTGGAATCCCTTTCGGTGGTTACAAAATGAGCGGCATTGGTAGAGAGAAGGGAGAATACAGCTTGAGAAACTACTTGCAAGTGAAGGCCGTTGTGACTGCGTTGAAGAATCCAGCCTGGTTATAG